The proteins below come from a single Miscanthus floridulus cultivar M001 chromosome 1, ASM1932011v1, whole genome shotgun sequence genomic window:
- the LOC136537992 gene encoding aquaporin PIP2-5-like has product MDPCHQSIETAGAKKDYSDPPPAPFVNAGELGKWSLYRAVIAEFVATLLFVYVTLATVIGHKRQAESQPCGSVGVLGIAWSFGGMIFVLVYCTAGISGGHINPAVTFGLLLARKVSLVRAALYVVAQCLGAMCGAGLVRAFHGAHWYLRYGGGANELSAGYSKGAGLAAEIVGTFVLVYTVFSATDPKRKVRDSHVPVLAPLPIGFAVFMVHLATIPVTGTGINPARSLGPAVVYNQRKAWEDQWIFWVGPLIGATAAMLYHQLVLRAGAAKAFASFRNNHHI; this is encoded by the coding sequence ATGGATCCTTGCCATCAATCCATAGAGACCGCAGGCGCGAAGAAGGACTACAGTGACCCTCCCCCGGCACCATTCGTGAACGCCGGCGAGCTGGGCAAGTGGTCCCTCTACCGCGCCGTCATCGCCGAGTTCGTCGCCACGCTGCTCTTCGTGTACGTCACGCTGGCCACCGTCATCGGGCACAAGCGCCAGGCCGAGTCCCAGCCGTGCGGCAGCGTCGGCGTGCTGGGCATCGCGTGGTCCTTCGGCGGCATGATCTTCGTGCTCGTCTACTGCACCGCCGGCATCTCCGGCGGGCACATCAACCCGGCGGTCACCTTCGGCCTGCTGCTGGCGCGCAAGGTGTCGCTGGTGCGCGCCGCGCTCTACGTGGTGGCGCAGTGCCTGGGCGCCATGTGTGGCGCCGGCCTCGTCCGGGCCTTCCACGGCGCCCATTGGTACCTTCGCTACGGCGGCGGCGCCAACGAGCTCTCTGCCGGCTACTCCAAGGGAGCCGGTCTGGCCGCCGAGATCGTGGGCACCTTCGTTCTCGTCTACACCGTGTTCTCGGCCACCGACCCCAAGCGCAAGGTCAGGGATTCGCACGTCCCGGTCCTGGCGCCGCTGCCCATCGGATTCGCGGTGTTCATGGTGCACCTGGCCACCATCCCCGTCACCGGCACGGGCATCAACCCGGCAAGGAGCCTGGGGCCGGCCGTTGTGTACAACCAGCGGAAGGCGTGGGAGGATCAGTGGATATTCTGGGTCGGCCCGCTCAtcggcgccaccgccgccatgcTCTACCACCAGTTGGTCCTCCGCGCCGGCGCAGCCAAGGCCTTCGCATCCTTTCGCAACAACCACCACATCTGA